One Peromyscus leucopus breed LL Stock chromosome 20, UCI_PerLeu_2.1, whole genome shotgun sequence genomic region harbors:
- the Aqp5 gene encoding aquaporin-5 encodes MKKEVCSVAFFKAVFAEFLATLIFVFFGLGSALKWPSALPSILQISIAFGLAIGTLAQALGPVSGGHINPAITLALLVGNQISLLRAIFYVAAQLVGAIAGAALLYWLAPLNARGNLAVNALSNSTTPGKATVVELILTFQLALCIFSSTDARRTSPVGSPALSIGLSVTLGHLVGIYFTGCSMNPARSFGPAVIMDRFSPSHWVFWVGPIVGAILAAILYFYLLFPSSLSLSDRVAVVKGTYEPEEDWEDHREERKKTIELTAH; translated from the exons ATGAAGAAGGAGGTGTGCTCGGTTGCCTTCTTCAAGGCTGTGTTCGCAGAGTTCCTGGCCACCCTCATCTTCGTCTTCTTTGGCCTGGGCTCGGCACTCAAGTGGCCCTCGGCGCTGCCCTCCATTCTGCAGATCTCCATCGCCTTTGGCCTGGCCATCGGTACCCTGGCCCAAGCTCTGGGACCTGTGAGCGGTGGCCACATCAACCCGGCCATTACTCTGGCCCTCTTAGTCGGCAACCAGATCTCACTGCTCCGAGCCATCTTCTACGTGGCAGCCCAGCTGGTGGGTGCCATTGCAGGGGCAGCGCTCCTCTACTGGTTGGCACCACTCAATGCCCGGGGCAACCTGGCGGTCAATGCG CTCAGCAACAGCACAACACCGGGAAAGGCCACCGTGGTGGAGTTGATCTTGACCTTTCAGCTGGCCCTCTGCATCTTCTCCTCCACCGACGCCCGCCGCACCAGCCCGGTGGGCTCCCCGGCTTTGTCCATTGGGCTGTCCGTCACACTGGGCCATCTTGTGGGG ATCTACTTCACCGGCTGTTCTATGAACCCAGCCCGCTCTTTCGGCCCGGCGGTGATCATGGACCGGTTCAGCCCCTCTCACTGG GTCTTCTGGGTAGGGCCCATCGTGGGGGCCATCCTGGCTGCCATCCTCTACTTCTACCTGCTCTTCCCgtcctccctgagcctcagtgaCCGCGTGGCTGTCGTCAAAGGCACATATGAGCCGGAGGAGGACTGGGAAGACCACCGAGAGGAACGGAAGAAGACCATAGAGCTGACGGCGCACTGA
- the Aqp2 gene encoding aquaporin-2 isoform X1: MWELRSIAFSRAVLAEFLATLLFVFFGLGSALQWASSPPSVLQIAVAFGLGIGTLVQALGHVSGAHINPAVTVACLVGCHVSFLRAAFYVAAQLLGAVAGAAILHEITPVEIRGDLAVNALHNNATAGQAVTVELFLTMQLVLCIFASTDERRSDNLGTPALSIGFSVTLGHLLGIYFTGCSMNPARSLAPAVVTGLLDRTPGGRHHRVPPLQLPAVPLGQKPAGAPGGAQGPGARHRLGGTRGAAAAVGGAPLPAEPAAREQGLSAPPRPAPQRIAAQPADGRPLPPPGPPSAPSAEPLLQRPRARGASRRGSSREPGRTPTPKSWPQRPPCSPFAGNQKLGGPSQWGGSAGRRAGDREPAPGAGGDLHRDRPPWGPVAGIWFCSGVKVLRVLLSSRAGVVCA, from the exons ATGTGGGAACTCCGATCCATAGCCTTCTCCCGGGCCGTGCTGGCCGAGTTCCTGGCCACGCTCCTTTTCGTTTTCTTCGGCCTTGGCTCAGCCCTCCAGTGGGCCAGCTCCCCACCCTCTGTCCTCCAGATCGCCGTGGCCTTTGGCCTGGGCATCGGCACCTTGGTTCAGGCTCTGGGCCACGTCAGCGGGGCCCACATCAACCCTGCTGTGACTGTGGCCTGCCTCGTGGGCTGCCATGTCTCCTTCCTTCGAGCTGCTTTCTATGTGGCTGCCCAGCTGCTGGGGGCTGTGGCCGGGGCGGCAATACTCCATGAGATTACTCCGGTAGAAATCCGCGGGGACCTGGCTGTCAACGCT ctccacaacaACGCAACAGCAGGCCAGGCGGTGACCGTGGAGCTCTTCCTGACCATGCAACTTGTGCTCTGCATCTTCGCCTCCACGGACGAGCGACGCAGTGACAACCTGGGCACTCCCGCTCTCTCCATCGGTTTCTCTGTCACCCTGGGCCACCTCCTTGGG ATCTACTTCACTGGCTGCTCCATGAACCCAGCGCGCTCCCTGGCTCCCGCAGTCGTCACTG gtcttctggatCGGACCCCTGGTGGGCGCCATCATCGGGTCCCTCCTCTACAACTACCTGCTGTTCCCCTCGGCCAAAAGCCTGCAGGAGCGCCTGGCGGTGCTCAAGGGCCTGGAGCCCGACACCGACTGGGAGGAACGCGAGGTGCGGCGGCGGCAGTCGGTGGAGCTCCACTCCCCGCAGAGCCTGCCGCGCGGGAGCAAGGCCTgagcgccccgccccgccccgcacCGCAGCGGATCGCCGCGCAGCCGGCCGACGGccgcccccttcctccccctggcCCGCCGTCGGCCCCCAGTGCAGAGCCGCTGCTCCAGCGCCCGCGAGCGCGGGGAGCCTCAAGAAGGGGCTCTTCCCGGGAGCCTGGCAGAACCCCCACCCCGAAGTCTTGGCCCCAGCGACCACCCTGCTCGCCCTTTGCAGGGAACCAGAAACTTGGGGGACCAAGCCAGTGGGGAGGGAGCgcaggcaggcgggcgggcgACCGAGAGCCCGCACCTGGTGCTGGGGGAGACCTGCATAGAGACCGACCACCTTGGGGGCCTGTGGCTGGTATCTGGTTTTGTTCGGGTGTAAAAGTGCTCCGCGTACTTCTCTCCTCTCGCGCAGGGgttgtgtgtgcctga
- the Aqp2 gene encoding aquaporin-2 isoform X3 yields the protein MQLVLCIFASTDERRSDNLGTPALSIGFSVTLGHLLGIYFTGCSMNPARSLAPAVVTGLLDRTPGGRHHRVPPLQLPAVPLGQKPAGAPGGAQGPGARHRLGGTRGAAAAVGGAPLPAEPAAREQGLSAPPRPAPQRIAAQPADGRPLPPPGPPSAPSAEPLLQRPRARGASRRGSSREPGRTPTPKSWPQRPPCSPFAGNQKLGGPSQWGGSAGRRAGDREPAPGAGGDLHRDRPPWGPVAGIWFCSGVKVLRVLLSSRAGVVCA from the exons ATGCAACTTGTGCTCTGCATCTTCGCCTCCACGGACGAGCGACGCAGTGACAACCTGGGCACTCCCGCTCTCTCCATCGGTTTCTCTGTCACCCTGGGCCACCTCCTTGGG ATCTACTTCACTGGCTGCTCCATGAACCCAGCGCGCTCCCTGGCTCCCGCAGTCGTCACTG gtcttctggatCGGACCCCTGGTGGGCGCCATCATCGGGTCCCTCCTCTACAACTACCTGCTGTTCCCCTCGGCCAAAAGCCTGCAGGAGCGCCTGGCGGTGCTCAAGGGCCTGGAGCCCGACACCGACTGGGAGGAACGCGAGGTGCGGCGGCGGCAGTCGGTGGAGCTCCACTCCCCGCAGAGCCTGCCGCGCGGGAGCAAGGCCTgagcgccccgccccgccccgcacCGCAGCGGATCGCCGCGCAGCCGGCCGACGGccgcccccttcctccccctggcCCGCCGTCGGCCCCCAGTGCAGAGCCGCTGCTCCAGCGCCCGCGAGCGCGGGGAGCCTCAAGAAGGGGCTCTTCCCGGGAGCCTGGCAGAACCCCCACCCCGAAGTCTTGGCCCCAGCGACCACCCTGCTCGCCCTTTGCAGGGAACCAGAAACTTGGGGGACCAAGCCAGTGGGGAGGGAGCgcaggcaggcgggcgggcgACCGAGAGCCCGCACCTGGTGCTGGGGGAGACCTGCATAGAGACCGACCACCTTGGGGGCCTGTGGCTGGTATCTGGTTTTGTTCGGGTGTAAAAGTGCTCCGCGTACTTCTCTCCTCTCGCGCAGGGgttgtgtgtgcctga
- the Aqp2 gene encoding aquaporin-2 isoform X2: MWELRSIAFSRAVLAEFLATLLFVFFGLGSALQWASSPPSVLQIAVAFGLGIGTLVQALGHVSGAHINPAVTVACLVGCHVSFLRAAFYVAAQLLGAVAGAAILHEITPVEIRGDLAVNALHNNATAGQAVTVELFLTMQLVLCIFASTDERRSDNLGTPALSIGFSVTLGHLLGIYFTGCSMNPARSLAPAVVTGKFDDHWVFWIGPLVGAIIGSLLYNYLLFPSAKSLQERLAVLKGLEPDTDWEEREVRRRQSVELHSPQSLPRGSKA; this comes from the exons ATGTGGGAACTCCGATCCATAGCCTTCTCCCGGGCCGTGCTGGCCGAGTTCCTGGCCACGCTCCTTTTCGTTTTCTTCGGCCTTGGCTCAGCCCTCCAGTGGGCCAGCTCCCCACCCTCTGTCCTCCAGATCGCCGTGGCCTTTGGCCTGGGCATCGGCACCTTGGTTCAGGCTCTGGGCCACGTCAGCGGGGCCCACATCAACCCTGCTGTGACTGTGGCCTGCCTCGTGGGCTGCCATGTCTCCTTCCTTCGAGCTGCTTTCTATGTGGCTGCCCAGCTGCTGGGGGCTGTGGCCGGGGCGGCAATACTCCATGAGATTACTCCGGTAGAAATCCGCGGGGACCTGGCTGTCAACGCT ctccacaacaACGCAACAGCAGGCCAGGCGGTGACCGTGGAGCTCTTCCTGACCATGCAACTTGTGCTCTGCATCTTCGCCTCCACGGACGAGCGACGCAGTGACAACCTGGGCACTCCCGCTCTCTCCATCGGTTTCTCTGTCACCCTGGGCCACCTCCTTGGG ATCTACTTCACTGGCTGCTCCATGAACCCAGCGCGCTCCCTGGCTCCCGCAGTCGTCACTGGCAAGTTTGATGACCACTGG gtcttctggatCGGACCCCTGGTGGGCGCCATCATCGGGTCCCTCCTCTACAACTACCTGCTGTTCCCCTCGGCCAAAAGCCTGCAGGAGCGCCTGGCGGTGCTCAAGGGCCTGGAGCCCGACACCGACTGGGAGGAACGCGAGGTGCGGCGGCGGCAGTCGGTGGAGCTCCACTCCCCGCAGAGCCTGCCGCGCGGGAGCAAGGCCTga